One Molothrus ater isolate BHLD 08-10-18 breed brown headed cowbird chromosome 14, BPBGC_Mater_1.1, whole genome shotgun sequence DNA segment encodes these proteins:
- the HEPH gene encoding hephaestin isoform X1, with protein MGSVWWLLLCIPMLSPTSAEGVIRVYYLGIHEVHWNYAPTGRNVLANQSVARNSQASAFLQSGKDRVGSTYKKAVYKQYTDSTYTTEIPKPVWLGFLGPVIRAEVGDTIQVHLKNFATRPYTVHPHGVFYKKDSEGSLYPDMSPQDQKKDDAVFPGRNYTYTWTVPEDHSPTDDDPNCLTWIYHSHIDAPRDIASGLIGPLLTCKTGTLTGSSQRRSDVDVDFFLMFSVVDENLSWYLDENIASFCTDPGSVDKEDEEFQESNKMHAINGYVFGNLPELKMCSGDSVSWYLFGMGNEIDVHTAYFHGETLKIRGHRTDVASLFPATFVTADMIPRNPGRWLLSCQVNDHIQAGMGAIYEVRPCSRQAAAASLGGRVRRYFIAAKEVQWDYGPSALDQLTGKQLTDPDSPAEQYFKRSPYRIGGVYWKAKYVEYTDESFREEKQQSEEEKHLGILGPVIKAEVGDTILVTFFNKASWPFSIHPHGVSYGKASEGIWYHDGLSQSGVSVAPLHNFTYHWTVPRHVGPTSSDPPCLTWMYSSAANPVKDSSSGLVGPLLICKAGTLDDNNKQKGIDKEFYLLFNVFDENLSWYLNANIKYYLRMEETSVEKDGDFEESNRMHAINGLMFGNLPGLDVCEGDRVSWHLLGLGSEADVHGAVFQGNTMQINGMRRDSANLFPHTFATAFMQPDHSGTFEIYCQTSNHYQSGMRQRYSVSRCGRTGSAHHYRGVRTFYIAAEELLWDYAPDRSWERERHNHSAQSYADVFLSNENGLLGSRYKKAVYREYTDGTFQTPKARLSGDEHLGILGPFLWAEVGDILNVVFKNNASRPYSIHAHGVLEQQAGHPQVANPGDIVTYRWEVPERSGPGPNDSACVPWIYYSAVDPVKDMYSGLIGPLKVCRRGALRSSGSRKDVKREFALLFLVFDENQSWYLEENVERFSKENHKINLLDEKFVESNKMHAINGRLYATLPGLTMHEGERVNWYLLGMGHEVDVHTVHFHAETFIYKNGKSYRADVVDLFPGTFEMVEMLVGNPGTWLLHCHVSDHIHAGMEILFTVLPRGESELEDLTATPGLALEDEDESQKVMLFGSKVTQEQIEATVISLAVVGVLLLLAAGVLLGAVIHLERQRRLRRNRRSILDDGFKLMSQKNSGL; from the exons ATGGGCTCAGtctggtggctgctgctctgcatccccatgCTGTCACCCACATCTGCTGAGGGTGTGATCCGAGTTTATTACCTGGGGATCCACGAGGTGCACTGGAACTATGCTCCAACAGGGAGGAATGTGCTTGCTAACCAGAGTGTTGCACGTAACAG CCAGGCCTCAGCATTCCTGCAGTCTGGGAAGGACAGGGTGGGAAGCACCTACAAGAAAGCTGTCTACAAGCAGTACACTGACTCCACGTACACCACTGAGATCCCCAAGCCTGTCTGGCTGGGGTTCCTGGGACCTGTCATCCGAGCAGAAGTGGGGGATACCATTCAAGTACACCTAAAAAATTTTGCTACTCGACCATATACAGTCCATCCTCATGGTGTTTTCTACAAAAAGGACTCTGAAG GATCCCTGTATCCTGATATGTCCCCCCAGGATCAGAAGAAGGATGATGCTGTTTTCCCAGGAAGGAATTACACCTACACTTGGACTGTCCCTGAAGATCACAGTCCAACTGATGATGACCCAAACTGCTTGACCTGGATCTACCACTCTCATATTGATGCACCAAGGGACATTGCATCTGGATTAATTGGGCCTTTACTTACATGTAAAACAG GAACGCTGACTGGCAGCTCTCAAAGACGCTCAGATGTGGATGTTGACTTTTTTCTGATGTTTAGTGTGGTGGATGAGAACCTAAGCTGGTACCTGGATGAGAACATTGCATCATTCTGCACAGATCCTGGCTCTGTGGACAAAGAGGATGAGGAATTTCAGGAGAGCAACAAAATGCACG CTATTAATGGTTATGTGTTTGGCAACCTGCCTGAGCTGAAGATGTGTTCTGGGGATTCTGTTTCATGGTACCTCTTTGGGATGGGCAATGAGATTGATGTTCACACAGCCTACTTCCATGGAGAGACACTCAAAATCCGAGGCCACAGGACAGACGTGGCCAGCCTCTTCCCAGCCACTTTTGTTACAGCAGATATGATTCCCAGGAACCCTGGGAGatggctgctgagctgccaggtCAATGATCACATACAAG ctgggatgggggCAATCTATGAGGTCCGGCCCTGCTCTCGGCAAGCTGCAGCCGCCAGCCTGGGAGGGAGAGTTCGGAGATACTTCATAGCTGCCAAGGAGGTGCAGTGGGACTACGGCCCCTCGGCCCTCGACCAGCTCACTGGGAAGCAGCTCACTGACCCTGACAG TCCTGCTGAGCAGTATTTCAAGCGTAGCCCGTACCGCATTGGCGGCGTCTATTGGAAGGCAAAGTATGTGGAATACACTGATGAGAGCTTTcgtgaggaaaagcagcaatcaGAAGAAGAGAAACACCTTGGAATACTTG GTCCAGTGATCAAAGCTGAAGTTGGAGACACCATCCTGGTGACGTTTTTTAACAAAGCCTCGTGGCCCTTCAGCATCCATCCACATGGAGTGTCCTATGGGAAGGCATCAGAAGGGATATGGTACCATGATG GCCTGTCCCAGAGTGGGGTTTCTGTGGCACCACTGCACAACTTCACCTACCACTGGACTGTGCCAAGGCACGTGGGGCCCACATCCAGTGACCCTCCCTGCCTCACCTGGATGTACAGCTCAGCTGCAAACCCTGTCAAAGACTCCAGCTCAGGCTTAGTGGGGCCTCTGCTCATCTGCAAGGCAGGCACTCTGGATGACAACAACAAGCAG AAAGGGATCGACAAAGAATTTTATCTTCTCTTCAACGTGTTTGATGAGAACCTCAGCTGGTATTTAAATGCCAACATAAAGTACTATTTGAGGATGGAAGAGACATCTGTGGAAAAGGATGGTGACTTTGAGGAATCCAACAGGATGCATG CCATCAATGGACTTATGTTTGGTAACTTGCCTGGGCTGGACGTGTGTGAAGGAGACAGAGTGTCCTGGCACCTCCTGGGCTTGGGCAGCGAGGCAGACGTCCATGGAGCTGTGTTCCAGGGAAACACCATGCAGATCAACGGCATGCGGAGGGATTCAGCCAATCTGTTCCCACACACGTTTGCCACTGCTTTCATGCAGCCTGATCACAGTG GGACTTTTGAGATCTACTGCCAGACGAGCAATCACTACCAGTCTGGGATGAGGCAGAGGTACAGCGTTTCCAGGTGTGGCAGGACGGGCTCTGCCCATCACTACAGGGGAGTGAGGACGTTCTACATCGCGGCcgaggagctgctctgggactACGCCCCCGACcgcagctgggagagggagcGCCACAACCACTCTGCACAGAG CTATGCTGATGTGTTTCTGAGCAACGAGAATGGATTGCTCGGCTCCAGGTACAAGAAAGCAGTTTACAGGGAGTACACAGATGGCACTTTCCAAACCCCCAAGGCCAGGCTAAGTGGTGACGAGCACCTAGGGATACTGG GCCCTTTTCTGTGGGCGGAGGTGGGCGATATTCTCAACGTCGTGTTCAAGAACAACGCCTCACGACCCTACTCCATCCATGCACACggagtgctggagcagcaggctggacatCCCCAGGTGGCAAACCCTG GTGACATTGTGACATACCGGTGGGAAGTTCCTGAGAGATCTGGGCCGGGGCCAAATGATTCAGCCTGTGTTCCTTGGATCTACTACTCTGCAGTGGACCCAGTAAAG GACATGTACAGTGGGCTGATCGGGCCCCTGAAGGTCTGCCGGAGAGGGGCCCTGCGGTCcagtgggagcaggaaggaTGTGAAGAGGGAGtttgctctgctcttcctgGTTTTTGATGAAAATCAGTCCTGGTACTTGGAGGAGAATGTGGAACGTTTCAGTAAGGAAAATCACAAGATCAACCTGCTGGATGAGAAATTTGTGGAAAGCAACAAAATGCACG CAATCAATGGCAGGCTCTATGCCACCTTGCCTGGGCTGACCATGCATGAGGGAGAGAGGGTGAACTGGTACCTGCTGGGAATGGGTCACGAGGTTGATGTCCACACAGTCCATTTTCATGCTGAGACCTTCATATACAAG AATGGCAAAAGCTACAGAGCAGATGTTGTGGATCTGTTCCCTGGGACCTTTGAAATGGTGGAGATGCTGGTTGGGAACCCTGGGACGTGGCTGCTTCACTGTCATGTATCTGACCATATCCATGCTGGCATGGAGATCCTCTTCACTGTCCTGCCCAGAGGAG agTCAGAGCTGGAAGACTTGACTGCCACCCCAG GGTTGGCActtgaggatgaggatgagtCCCAGAAGGTGATGCTTTTTGGATCTAAGGTAACCCAAGAGCAGATAGAGGCCACAGTCATCTCCCTGGCTGTTGTaggagtgctgctgctcctggctgctggtgtGCTCCTGGGAGCAGTCATCCATCTGGAGAGGCAAAGGAGGCTGCGGCGCAATCGGAGATCCATCCTGGATGATGGGTTCAAACTCATGTCTCAAAAGAATTCTGGTCTCTGA
- the HEPH gene encoding hephaestin isoform X2 — MVFSTKRTLKDQKKDDAVFPGRNYTYTWTVPEDHSPTDDDPNCLTWIYHSHIDAPRDIASGLIGPLLTCKTGTLTGSSQRRSDVDVDFFLMFSVVDENLSWYLDENIASFCTDPGSVDKEDEEFQESNKMHAINGYVFGNLPELKMCSGDSVSWYLFGMGNEIDVHTAYFHGETLKIRGHRTDVASLFPATFVTADMIPRNPGRWLLSCQVNDHIQAGMGAIYEVRPCSRQAAAASLGGRVRRYFIAAKEVQWDYGPSALDQLTGKQLTDPDSPAEQYFKRSPYRIGGVYWKAKYVEYTDESFREEKQQSEEEKHLGILGPVIKAEVGDTILVTFFNKASWPFSIHPHGVSYGKASEGIWYHDGLSQSGVSVAPLHNFTYHWTVPRHVGPTSSDPPCLTWMYSSAANPVKDSSSGLVGPLLICKAGTLDDNNKQKGIDKEFYLLFNVFDENLSWYLNANIKYYLRMEETSVEKDGDFEESNRMHAINGLMFGNLPGLDVCEGDRVSWHLLGLGSEADVHGAVFQGNTMQINGMRRDSANLFPHTFATAFMQPDHSGTFEIYCQTSNHYQSGMRQRYSVSRCGRTGSAHHYRGVRTFYIAAEELLWDYAPDRSWERERHNHSAQSYADVFLSNENGLLGSRYKKAVYREYTDGTFQTPKARLSGDEHLGILGPFLWAEVGDILNVVFKNNASRPYSIHAHGVLEQQAGHPQVANPGDIVTYRWEVPERSGPGPNDSACVPWIYYSAVDPVKDMYSGLIGPLKVCRRGALRSSGSRKDVKREFALLFLVFDENQSWYLEENVERFSKENHKINLLDEKFVESNKMHAINGRLYATLPGLTMHEGERVNWYLLGMGHEVDVHTVHFHAETFIYKNGKSYRADVVDLFPGTFEMVEMLVGNPGTWLLHCHVSDHIHAGMEILFTVLPRGESELEDLTATPGLALEDEDESQKVMLFGSKVTQEQIEATVISLAVVGVLLLLAAGVLLGAVIHLERQRRLRRNRRSILDDGFKLMSQKNSGL; from the exons ATGGTGTTTTCTACAAAAAGGACTCTGAAG GATCAGAAGAAGGATGATGCTGTTTTCCCAGGAAGGAATTACACCTACACTTGGACTGTCCCTGAAGATCACAGTCCAACTGATGATGACCCAAACTGCTTGACCTGGATCTACCACTCTCATATTGATGCACCAAGGGACATTGCATCTGGATTAATTGGGCCTTTACTTACATGTAAAACAG GAACGCTGACTGGCAGCTCTCAAAGACGCTCAGATGTGGATGTTGACTTTTTTCTGATGTTTAGTGTGGTGGATGAGAACCTAAGCTGGTACCTGGATGAGAACATTGCATCATTCTGCACAGATCCTGGCTCTGTGGACAAAGAGGATGAGGAATTTCAGGAGAGCAACAAAATGCACG CTATTAATGGTTATGTGTTTGGCAACCTGCCTGAGCTGAAGATGTGTTCTGGGGATTCTGTTTCATGGTACCTCTTTGGGATGGGCAATGAGATTGATGTTCACACAGCCTACTTCCATGGAGAGACACTCAAAATCCGAGGCCACAGGACAGACGTGGCCAGCCTCTTCCCAGCCACTTTTGTTACAGCAGATATGATTCCCAGGAACCCTGGGAGatggctgctgagctgccaggtCAATGATCACATACAAG ctgggatgggggCAATCTATGAGGTCCGGCCCTGCTCTCGGCAAGCTGCAGCCGCCAGCCTGGGAGGGAGAGTTCGGAGATACTTCATAGCTGCCAAGGAGGTGCAGTGGGACTACGGCCCCTCGGCCCTCGACCAGCTCACTGGGAAGCAGCTCACTGACCCTGACAG TCCTGCTGAGCAGTATTTCAAGCGTAGCCCGTACCGCATTGGCGGCGTCTATTGGAAGGCAAAGTATGTGGAATACACTGATGAGAGCTTTcgtgaggaaaagcagcaatcaGAAGAAGAGAAACACCTTGGAATACTTG GTCCAGTGATCAAAGCTGAAGTTGGAGACACCATCCTGGTGACGTTTTTTAACAAAGCCTCGTGGCCCTTCAGCATCCATCCACATGGAGTGTCCTATGGGAAGGCATCAGAAGGGATATGGTACCATGATG GCCTGTCCCAGAGTGGGGTTTCTGTGGCACCACTGCACAACTTCACCTACCACTGGACTGTGCCAAGGCACGTGGGGCCCACATCCAGTGACCCTCCCTGCCTCACCTGGATGTACAGCTCAGCTGCAAACCCTGTCAAAGACTCCAGCTCAGGCTTAGTGGGGCCTCTGCTCATCTGCAAGGCAGGCACTCTGGATGACAACAACAAGCAG AAAGGGATCGACAAAGAATTTTATCTTCTCTTCAACGTGTTTGATGAGAACCTCAGCTGGTATTTAAATGCCAACATAAAGTACTATTTGAGGATGGAAGAGACATCTGTGGAAAAGGATGGTGACTTTGAGGAATCCAACAGGATGCATG CCATCAATGGACTTATGTTTGGTAACTTGCCTGGGCTGGACGTGTGTGAAGGAGACAGAGTGTCCTGGCACCTCCTGGGCTTGGGCAGCGAGGCAGACGTCCATGGAGCTGTGTTCCAGGGAAACACCATGCAGATCAACGGCATGCGGAGGGATTCAGCCAATCTGTTCCCACACACGTTTGCCACTGCTTTCATGCAGCCTGATCACAGTG GGACTTTTGAGATCTACTGCCAGACGAGCAATCACTACCAGTCTGGGATGAGGCAGAGGTACAGCGTTTCCAGGTGTGGCAGGACGGGCTCTGCCCATCACTACAGGGGAGTGAGGACGTTCTACATCGCGGCcgaggagctgctctgggactACGCCCCCGACcgcagctgggagagggagcGCCACAACCACTCTGCACAGAG CTATGCTGATGTGTTTCTGAGCAACGAGAATGGATTGCTCGGCTCCAGGTACAAGAAAGCAGTTTACAGGGAGTACACAGATGGCACTTTCCAAACCCCCAAGGCCAGGCTAAGTGGTGACGAGCACCTAGGGATACTGG GCCCTTTTCTGTGGGCGGAGGTGGGCGATATTCTCAACGTCGTGTTCAAGAACAACGCCTCACGACCCTACTCCATCCATGCACACggagtgctggagcagcaggctggacatCCCCAGGTGGCAAACCCTG GTGACATTGTGACATACCGGTGGGAAGTTCCTGAGAGATCTGGGCCGGGGCCAAATGATTCAGCCTGTGTTCCTTGGATCTACTACTCTGCAGTGGACCCAGTAAAG GACATGTACAGTGGGCTGATCGGGCCCCTGAAGGTCTGCCGGAGAGGGGCCCTGCGGTCcagtgggagcaggaaggaTGTGAAGAGGGAGtttgctctgctcttcctgGTTTTTGATGAAAATCAGTCCTGGTACTTGGAGGAGAATGTGGAACGTTTCAGTAAGGAAAATCACAAGATCAACCTGCTGGATGAGAAATTTGTGGAAAGCAACAAAATGCACG CAATCAATGGCAGGCTCTATGCCACCTTGCCTGGGCTGACCATGCATGAGGGAGAGAGGGTGAACTGGTACCTGCTGGGAATGGGTCACGAGGTTGATGTCCACACAGTCCATTTTCATGCTGAGACCTTCATATACAAG AATGGCAAAAGCTACAGAGCAGATGTTGTGGATCTGTTCCCTGGGACCTTTGAAATGGTGGAGATGCTGGTTGGGAACCCTGGGACGTGGCTGCTTCACTGTCATGTATCTGACCATATCCATGCTGGCATGGAGATCCTCTTCACTGTCCTGCCCAGAGGAG agTCAGAGCTGGAAGACTTGACTGCCACCCCAG GGTTGGCActtgaggatgaggatgagtCCCAGAAGGTGATGCTTTTTGGATCTAAGGTAACCCAAGAGCAGATAGAGGCCACAGTCATCTCCCTGGCTGTTGTaggagtgctgctgctcctggctgctggtgtGCTCCTGGGAGCAGTCATCCATCTGGAGAGGCAAAGGAGGCTGCGGCGCAATCGGAGATCCATCCTGGATGATGGGTTCAAACTCATGTCTCAAAAGAATTCTGGTCTCTGA